In Tsuneonella dongtanensis, a single window of DNA contains:
- a CDS encoding winged helix-turn-helix transcriptional regulator — translation MGDLREPLNELTACGLPEALEVMGERWSFMILRASFNGLHHFEEFLSELGIARNILSNRLAKLVEHGILDRQPCADDRRRIEYRLTAKGFDLLPTMVALRQWGQKYGSEVVEDPVLVDEEDRLPIGPTSILSHDGRILGPKDLRFVKRGDLGLRADGTRAKPAAGFDRASGDGFPRIAAVR, via the coding sequence ATGGGCGACCTGCGCGAACCGCTGAACGAACTCACCGCCTGCGGGCTGCCCGAGGCGCTCGAGGTCATGGGCGAGCGATGGAGCTTCATGATCCTGCGCGCCAGCTTCAACGGGCTGCATCATTTCGAGGAGTTCCTGAGCGAACTCGGCATCGCGCGGAACATCCTGTCCAACCGCCTCGCCAAGCTGGTCGAGCACGGCATTCTCGATCGTCAGCCCTGCGCGGACGACCGCCGCCGGATCGAGTATCGCCTGACCGCAAAGGGTTTCGATCTCCTGCCTACCATGGTGGCGCTGCGTCAGTGGGGTCAGAAGTATGGCAGCGAAGTCGTCGAGGACCCGGTGTTGGTCGACGAGGAAGACCGGCTTCCGATCGGGCCGACCTCGATCCTCTCGCACGACGGGAGGATTTTGGGACCCAAGGACCTTCGTTTCGTGAAGCGCGGCGACCTTGGTCTGCGCGCCGACGGCACGCGTGCCAAACCGGCTGCCGGTTTCGACCGCGCTAGCGGCGACGGCTTCCCTCGGATTGCGGCGGTCCGCTGA
- a CDS encoding CC_3452 family protein — translation MTLTLPSSFKPAAVVAALAYTTLTFGVALTPSPAEAASVPFYRAEVTTVAEGKARPIASGMVWKCTETVCTAGEASSRPAIVCARLAKEVGPLTAFTAGGKAFEAEELARCNGK, via the coding sequence ATGACCCTCACCCTCCCCAGCTCGTTCAAGCCGGCTGCCGTCGTGGCCGCGCTCGCCTATACCACGCTGACCTTTGGCGTTGCGCTCACGCCCAGCCCGGCAGAGGCGGCCAGCGTGCCGTTCTACCGTGCCGAGGTGACGACCGTCGCCGAAGGCAAAGCCCGTCCGATTGCCAGTGGCATGGTGTGGAAGTGCACCGAGACCGTCTGCACTGCCGGCGAGGCAAGCAGCCGTCCGGCCATCGTCTGTGCCCGGCTCGCCAAGGAAGTCGGACCGCTGACCGCGTTCACTGCCGGCGGCAAGGCGTTCGAGGCCGAAGAGCTCGCCCGCTGCAACGGCAAGTAA
- a CDS encoding HAD family hydrolase, which translates to MPDVDAVVFDVGRVLIQWNLRALFGKLISDRDELDWFLAHVVTEEWHFQHDEGRPLAEMVPECKAQFPAYADLIDAYESRFLETIPGAVPGSVGLVEKLAARGIPLYAITNFGAEFWAQFRPTFPPLDHMRDIVVSGIEKLAKPDPAIFDLAARRFGHPPEGMLFVDDNADNIAAARELGWHVHHFVDAGGLEADLLRRGLI; encoded by the coding sequence GTGCCTGACGTAGACGCGGTCGTCTTCGATGTCGGACGGGTCCTGATCCAGTGGAACCTGCGGGCGCTGTTCGGCAAGCTGATCTCCGACCGGGACGAGCTGGACTGGTTCCTCGCCCACGTCGTGACCGAGGAATGGCACTTCCAGCACGACGAGGGCCGCCCGCTTGCCGAGATGGTGCCCGAGTGCAAGGCCCAGTTTCCCGCCTATGCGGACCTGATCGACGCTTACGAATCGCGCTTCCTCGAGACGATCCCGGGTGCCGTGCCGGGCAGCGTGGGCCTTGTCGAAAAGCTCGCCGCACGCGGCATCCCGCTCTACGCGATCACCAATTTCGGGGCCGAGTTCTGGGCGCAATTCCGTCCGACTTTCCCGCCGCTCGATCACATGCGCGACATCGTCGTGTCGGGCATCGAGAAGCTGGCCAAGCCCGATCCGGCGATATTCGACCTCGCGGCCAGACGCTTCGGTCATCCGCCTGAAGGAATGCTGTTTGTCGACGACAACGCCGACAACATCGCCGCGGCGCGAGAGCTGGGCTGGCACGTTCACCATTTCGTGGATGCGGGCGGGCTGGAGGCCGATCTCCTTCGGCGCGGCCTGATCTGA
- the ykgO gene encoding type B 50S ribosomal protein L36, whose amino-acid sequence MKIRNSLKSLKDRHRDCRVIRRRGRTYVINKTNRRFKARQG is encoded by the coding sequence ATGAAGATCCGCAACAGCCTCAAGTCCCTCAAGGACCGTCACCGGGATTGCCGGGTGATCCGTCGCCGCGGCCGCACCTATGTGATCAACAAGACCAACCGCCGCTTCAAGGCCCGCCAGGGCTGA
- the galE gene encoding UDP-glucose 4-epimerase GalE has translation MAQTRAKLAHPVLVTGGAGYIGSHAVLALRDAGFPVAVIDNLTTGFRFAVPNDVPFFHGDIEDAELLARIFESQGTRAVMHFAGSIVVPESVENPLKYYHNNTAKSRVLIDAAVTAGVPHFIFSSTAATYGVPDVERVSEDCPQVPINPYGWSKLMTEQMLSDTAAAHAMNFCALRYFNVAGADPQGRTGQSTAGATHLIKVAVEAVLGKRDHVAVFGTDFATPDGTGVRDYIHVSDLASAHVLALEALIADPAKSLAMNCGYGQGFSVMEVLDAVDRVTGGSLVRRLEPRRAGDPGCLVSDNARIMATLPWKPAHADLDTIVAHALAWEEKLGSIREESAWAA, from the coding sequence ATGGCCCAGACCCGCGCGAAGCTCGCCCATCCCGTTCTCGTCACCGGCGGCGCCGGCTATATCGGCAGCCACGCCGTACTTGCGTTGCGCGATGCCGGCTTCCCGGTCGCCGTGATCGACAACCTGACGACCGGCTTCCGCTTTGCTGTGCCCAACGACGTTCCGTTCTTTCATGGCGACATCGAGGATGCCGAGCTCCTCGCACGGATATTCGAAAGCCAGGGGACGCGCGCGGTGATGCATTTCGCCGGCTCGATCGTGGTGCCGGAGTCGGTCGAGAACCCGCTGAAATACTACCACAACAACACCGCGAAGAGCCGTGTGCTGATCGATGCCGCGGTCACCGCGGGCGTGCCGCATTTCATCTTCTCGAGCACCGCAGCAACGTATGGCGTGCCCGATGTCGAGCGGGTGTCGGAAGACTGCCCGCAGGTGCCGATCAATCCCTACGGATGGTCCAAGCTGATGACCGAGCAAATGCTGTCGGACACGGCCGCCGCCCATGCGATGAATTTTTGCGCTCTGCGCTACTTCAACGTCGCGGGCGCGGACCCGCAGGGCCGGACCGGCCAGTCGACCGCCGGGGCGACCCATCTGATCAAGGTCGCGGTCGAAGCCGTGCTCGGCAAGCGCGACCATGTCGCGGTGTTCGGCACCGACTTTGCCACGCCGGACGGAACCGGAGTGCGCGATTACATCCACGTGTCCGATCTTGCCTCGGCGCACGTTCTGGCGCTCGAGGCGCTGATCGCCGATCCCGCCAAGTCGCTGGCGATGAACTGCGGCTACGGCCAGGGTTTCTCGGTGATGGAAGTGCTCGACGCGGTCGACCGCGTAACCGGTGGATCGCTGGTTCGCAGGCTCGAGCCGCGCCGCGCGGGCGATCCGGGTTGCCTGGTTTCGGATAACGCGCGGATCATGGCGACGCTGCCGTGGAAGCCTGCACACGCGGACCTCGACACGATCGTCGCCCATGCTCTCGCGTGGGAAGAGAAGTTGGGCTCGATCCGCGAAGAGTCGGCCTGGGCGGCGTAA
- a CDS encoding M14 family metallopeptidase, which produces MSAEPTNPDIAIDAEFDSGNIEIIRIEGATAHLAIPADHRSEFRQWFHFRVTGAGGRELVLKIGDLGTSAYPEGWPGYRACVSEDRDFWGRAETTYDKAENGGTLTIRHTPASDVAWFAYFAPYSMERHHDLVAEAAASDGVSYRHLGRTLDGQPIDCLEMGEGTVQVWLYARQHPGESMAEWWMEGAIECLTDPADPVARALRQKCRFHVVPNMNPDGSRRGHLRTNAVGTNLNREWHEPTPEKSPEVLAVRTAMDATGVDFAMDVHGDEAIPAVFLAGFEGIPSWTDALGEKFYRFERILARRTPDFQTAKGYPKSKPGTANLSMSTNQLAERFGACSMTLEMPFKDNDDLPDPDQGWSPERSKMLARDCLASLLEWLDDKDA; this is translated from the coding sequence ATGAGTGCAGAACCGACGAATCCCGACATCGCCATCGACGCTGAATTCGACAGCGGCAACATCGAAATCATCAGGATCGAAGGAGCCACCGCGCACCTTGCGATCCCGGCCGACCACAGATCCGAGTTCCGCCAGTGGTTTCATTTCCGCGTCACCGGCGCAGGGGGCCGAGAACTCGTGCTCAAGATCGGCGATCTCGGGACCTCGGCCTATCCCGAAGGCTGGCCGGGCTACCGCGCCTGCGTTTCGGAAGATCGCGACTTCTGGGGCCGGGCCGAGACGACGTACGACAAGGCCGAGAACGGCGGCACGTTGACGATCCGCCACACGCCTGCGAGCGACGTGGCCTGGTTCGCCTATTTCGCGCCCTACTCGATGGAGCGGCACCACGACCTCGTGGCCGAGGCCGCGGCCAGCGACGGCGTCAGCTATCGGCACCTCGGGCGCACGCTCGACGGGCAGCCGATCGACTGCCTCGAGATGGGCGAAGGCACCGTGCAGGTCTGGCTCTATGCCCGCCAGCATCCGGGCGAGAGCATGGCGGAATGGTGGATGGAAGGTGCGATCGAGTGTCTGACCGACCCCGCCGACCCCGTCGCGCGCGCTCTGCGGCAGAAGTGCCGCTTCCATGTCGTGCCCAACATGAACCCCGACGGCAGCCGCCGCGGCCATCTGCGCACCAACGCCGTCGGGACCAACCTCAACCGCGAATGGCACGAGCCGACGCCCGAGAAATCTCCCGAGGTGCTCGCGGTCCGCACTGCGATGGACGCGACCGGGGTCGACTTCGCGATGGACGTTCACGGCGACGAGGCGATCCCGGCCGTGTTCCTGGCCGGGTTCGAAGGCATCCCCTCGTGGACCGACGCGCTGGGCGAGAAGTTCTACCGGTTCGAGCGCATCCTCGCCCGCCGGACGCCCGACTTCCAGACCGCGAAGGGATATCCCAAGTCGAAGCCCGGCACGGCCAACCTCTCGATGAGCACCAACCAGCTCGCCGAGCGCTTCGGTGCCTGCTCGATGACCCTCGAGATGCCGTTCAAGGACAACGACGACCTGCCCGATCCCGATCAGGGCTGGAGCCCGGAACGCTCCAAGATGCTGGCCCGCGACTGCCTGGCCAGCCTGCTCGAATGGCTCGACGACAAGGACGCGTGA
- a CDS encoding S66 peptidase family protein — MIDRRGAIGGIGALAAVPLASVADARSTGKPPFLNPGDTVAVVAPASAVGSDDGLDRAEYWLRSMGLVPKFGPHVGDRHGYLAGTDADRAADLNAAYRDPDVKAVFAVRGGWGAARILPLLDWDAIRNNPKLLIGYSDVTALHLAFAVRAGYATIHGGNATSGWYKQGWESLWHLAFAGARPVLGGMETEAETSRPGRTITGGKARGRLLGGNMTILSTLMGTPWVPDFDGAVLFLEDINEAEYRMDRMFQQLRLAGVLDGLAGVVFGQCTRCASTEPDYDGFTVDQVVDQYLAPLGVPAFTGANIGHVANQLSLPSGAEVELDADARTIKVLKPIVG, encoded by the coding sequence GTGATCGACCGCAGGGGAGCCATCGGCGGCATCGGCGCGCTCGCGGCAGTTCCGCTGGCGAGCGTCGCCGACGCGCGGTCCACCGGCAAGCCGCCATTCCTCAACCCAGGCGACACCGTCGCCGTCGTCGCCCCGGCGAGCGCCGTAGGGTCCGACGACGGGCTCGACCGGGCGGAGTACTGGCTGCGCTCGATGGGCCTCGTGCCGAAGTTCGGTCCGCATGTCGGCGATCGCCACGGCTACCTCGCGGGCACCGATGCCGACCGTGCGGCGGACCTCAACGCGGCGTATCGCGATCCGGATGTGAAGGCGGTCTTCGCAGTGCGCGGCGGCTGGGGCGCGGCGCGTATCCTGCCCCTGCTCGACTGGGATGCGATCCGAAACAATCCGAAGCTCCTCATCGGGTACAGCGACGTGACGGCGCTTCACCTCGCATTCGCGGTTCGGGCTGGCTACGCGACGATCCACGGCGGCAACGCGACCAGCGGATGGTACAAGCAGGGCTGGGAGAGCCTGTGGCACCTCGCCTTTGCCGGTGCGCGCCCGGTTCTCGGTGGGATGGAGACCGAGGCAGAAACCAGTCGGCCGGGCCGCACGATCACCGGGGGCAAGGCGCGCGGACGGCTGCTGGGCGGCAACATGACCATCCTGTCGACCCTGATGGGCACGCCTTGGGTGCCCGACTTCGACGGCGCGGTGCTGTTCCTCGAGGATATCAACGAAGCCGAATACCGCATGGACCGCATGTTCCAGCAACTGCGGCTCGCTGGGGTACTCGACGGGCTGGCCGGAGTGGTCTTCGGCCAGTGCACCCGCTGCGCCTCGACCGAACCCGACTACGACGGTTTCACCGTCGACCAGGTGGTCGACCAGTATCTCGCGCCCCTCGGCGTGCCCGCGTTCACGGGTGCGAACATCGGCCACGTGGCGAACCAGCTCAGCCTGCCGTCGGGTGCCGAGGTCGAACTGGATGCCGATGCAAGGACGATCAAGGTTCTGAAACCGATCGTGGGATGA
- the cdd gene encoding cytidine deaminase, whose translation MTITDDDLIAAARAAADRSYSPYSNFAVGAALLFADGSVVTGTNVENASYGLALCAETVAVAKAMADGVRGGLVRVAVTGPGVDVITPCGRCRQVLNELAQLGGTDPEVLCVGPDEVRRTTMSALLPDAFGPASLA comes from the coding sequence ATGACGATCACCGACGATGACCTGATCGCCGCCGCGCGGGCTGCCGCGGACCGGTCCTACTCGCCCTATTCCAACTTCGCGGTCGGCGCGGCGTTGCTCTTTGCCGACGGGTCGGTGGTGACCGGCACGAACGTCGAGAACGCGAGCTACGGCCTTGCCCTCTGCGCCGAGACGGTCGCGGTGGCGAAGGCGATGGCGGACGGCGTTCGCGGCGGGCTCGTCAGGGTCGCGGTGACGGGGCCGGGCGTCGACGTGATCACGCCGTGCGGCCGGTGCCGCCAGGTCCTCAACGAACTCGCCCAGCTCGGCGGGACGGATCCCGAGGTCCTCTGCGTCGGCCCGGACGAGGTTCGGCGCACCACGATGTCGGCGCTGCTGCCCGACGCTTTCGGTCCGGCGAGCCTCGCGTGA
- a CDS encoding glycoside hydrolase family 25 protein, whose amino-acid sequence MGRKRKGIGWRARALAALVLAAVLLGAWGWWELRHWTPSQDAYPHQGAEIAARDGNVRFGTLAALGARFVYLDASDGVRRDPAFAANLAAAREAGLEVGAVHRFDPCTMADGQSASFVVLVPRGGDLLPPAIALDETADECPVPVGEAEVESELMTLINQVEAHAGKPAILKVSKAFEDRYHLAGRIERHLWVVGTWREPTYAGRPWLMWTANEGLWGDASEAPLRWVVMRQ is encoded by the coding sequence GTGGGCAGGAAACGGAAGGGCATCGGTTGGCGCGCGCGTGCGCTCGCAGCGCTCGTGCTGGCCGCCGTGCTCCTGGGAGCGTGGGGCTGGTGGGAACTGCGCCACTGGACCCCGTCGCAGGACGCGTATCCCCATCAAGGCGCGGAGATAGCGGCCCGCGACGGTAACGTGCGCTTCGGGACCCTCGCGGCGCTCGGCGCGCGGTTCGTCTATCTCGATGCGAGCGACGGCGTGCGCCGCGACCCGGCCTTTGCCGCCAATCTGGCCGCGGCCCGCGAGGCGGGGCTGGAGGTCGGTGCGGTCCACCGGTTCGATCCCTGCACGATGGCCGACGGCCAGAGCGCCAGCTTCGTCGTGCTGGTGCCCCGTGGCGGCGACCTGCTGCCTCCCGCGATCGCGCTCGACGAGACGGCCGACGAGTGCCCTGTGCCGGTCGGCGAGGCCGAGGTCGAAAGCGAACTGATGACGCTGATCAACCAGGTCGAGGCCCACGCCGGAAAGCCCGCGATCCTCAAGGTTTCGAAGGCGTTCGAGGACCGCTACCACCTGGCCGGGCGGATCGAACGGCACCTGTGGGTGGTGGGTACCTGGCGCGAGCCGACCTATGCGGGCCGCCCCTGGCTGATGTGGACGGCGAACGAGGGCTTGTGGGGCGATGCCTCGGAAGCGCCGCTGCGCTGGGTGGTGATGCGCCAGTAG
- a CDS encoding UPF0262 family protein, whose product MAEYRIAKIALDEDTILWRNADVEQERRVAIYDLIEENLFKPLRAVEAGHHGPYDLRLAVHEGRLVLTIGDMDGHDLETLVLGLARFRRPIRDYFAICDSYYQAIRKATAAEIETIDMARRAIHNDAADLLLERLDGKVETDHPTARRLFTLICVLHIKG is encoded by the coding sequence ATGGCCGAATACCGCATCGCGAAAATTGCGCTCGACGAGGACACGATCCTCTGGCGCAACGCGGACGTCGAACAGGAGCGCCGGGTCGCGATCTACGACCTGATCGAGGAAAACCTGTTCAAGCCACTGCGCGCGGTCGAAGCCGGGCATCACGGTCCCTACGACCTGAGGCTTGCGGTCCATGAAGGGCGCCTCGTGCTGACAATCGGCGACATGGACGGGCACGACCTGGAAACGCTGGTGCTGGGCCTTGCGCGCTTCCGCCGGCCGATCCGCGATTATTTCGCGATCTGCGACAGCTATTACCAAGCGATCCGCAAGGCGACCGCGGCAGAGATCGAGACGATCGACATGGCCCGCCGGGCGATCCACAACGATGCGGCCGACCTGTTGCTCGAACGGCTCGACGGAAAGGTCGAGACCGATCATCCTACCGCACGGCGCTTGTTCACCCTGATCTGCGTGCTCCATATCAAGGGCTGA
- a CDS encoding replicative DNA helicase, which translates to MADTDLLLRPGTAPDSPVIRALPANIEAEAAFLGAVLIDNRVLEELPTPLRPQHFFEPVHQRVYERVLTLLDRNAVVTPVTLKPYFEADEALKELGGITYLARLTADGQGLLAPRELAEQIYDLALLRELVSVGRTLVENALDTSESVAPMEQIEAAEAALFEVAEGAASNSEASSFGMATTKALRQIEKAIGSGGHIAGTTTGFVSINDKIGGLHDSDLIILAGRPGMGKTSLATNIAFNCAERLLRDRRDGIDEKASVGAGVAFFSLEMSADQLATRILAETAAISSEALRMGKLSREEFQQLSFASQKLAELPLYIDDTPALSIAALRTRARRLKRKHDIGLIVVDYLQLLQGTGRANDNRVNEISEISRGLKTLAKELELPVIALSQLSRAVEQREDKRPMLSDLRESGSIEQDADMVWFVYREDYYVAAREPKVPQADDDAKTHDAHNAWAAEMERVHGLAELIIAKQRHGATGKVRLKFEPKITRFSDLADDTRGYGGYD; encoded by the coding sequence ATGGCCGACACCGACCTCCTTCTCCGCCCGGGGACCGCACCCGATTCGCCCGTCATCCGCGCGCTGCCCGCCAATATCGAGGCGGAGGCCGCGTTCCTCGGCGCGGTGCTGATCGACAACCGGGTGCTGGAGGAGCTGCCCACACCGCTGCGTCCGCAGCACTTCTTCGAACCCGTGCACCAGCGGGTGTACGAGCGCGTGCTGACCCTGCTCGACCGGAACGCGGTGGTCACGCCGGTCACCCTGAAGCCCTATTTCGAGGCCGACGAAGCGCTCAAGGAACTGGGCGGGATCACTTATCTCGCGCGGCTCACCGCGGACGGGCAGGGTCTGCTCGCCCCGCGCGAACTGGCCGAGCAGATCTACGATCTCGCCCTGCTGCGCGAGCTGGTCAGCGTCGGCCGCACCCTGGTCGAGAACGCTCTCGACACCTCCGAATCGGTCGCGCCGATGGAGCAGATCGAGGCTGCCGAGGCCGCGCTGTTCGAGGTGGCCGAGGGCGCCGCGAGCAATTCGGAAGCCTCGAGCTTCGGCATGGCGACGACCAAGGCGCTGCGCCAGATCGAGAAGGCAATCGGATCCGGCGGCCACATCGCGGGCACGACCACCGGGTTCGTGTCTATCAACGACAAGATCGGCGGCCTGCACGATTCCGACCTCATCATCCTCGCCGGGCGTCCGGGCATGGGCAAGACCTCGCTGGCGACCAACATCGCCTTCAACTGCGCCGAGCGCCTCCTGCGCGACCGGCGCGACGGGATCGACGAAAAGGCGAGCGTGGGCGCGGGCGTCGCCTTCTTCAGCCTGGAAATGAGCGCCGACCAGCTCGCGACCCGCATCCTTGCCGAGACCGCCGCGATCTCGTCCGAAGCGCTGCGCATGGGCAAGCTCAGCCGCGAGGAGTTCCAGCAGCTCTCGTTCGCAAGCCAGAAGCTCGCCGAACTGCCGCTCTACATCGACGATACGCCCGCGCTCAGCATCGCCGCGCTGCGCACCCGCGCGCGGCGCTTGAAGCGCAAGCACGACATCGGGCTGATCGTGGTCGACTACCTCCAGCTGCTCCAGGGCACCGGCCGCGCCAACGACAACCGCGTCAACGAGATTTCGGAGATCAGCCGCGGCCTGAAGACCCTCGCCAAGGAACTCGAACTGCCGGTGATTGCGCTGTCGCAGCTCAGCCGCGCGGTCGAACAGCGCGAGGACAAGCGCCCGATGCTGTCGGACCTGCGCGAATCGGGCTCGATCGAGCAGGACGCCGACATGGTCTGGTTCGTCTATCGCGAGGACTATTACGTCGCCGCGCGCGAGCCCAAGGTCCCCCAGGCCGACGACGACGCCAAGACCCACGATGCGCACAACGCCTGGGCCGCCGAGATGGAGCGGGTGCACGGCCTTGCGGAACTGATCATCGCCAAGCAGCGCCACGGCGCGACCGGCAAGGTGCGGCTGAAGTTCGAGCCCAAGATCACCCGCTTCTCCGACCTCGCCGACGACACGCGGGGATACGGCGGATACGACTGA
- a CDS encoding phospholipase D-like domain-containing protein, producing the protein MTFEEPPPFTVEAQGQTLTFHPGGRERLEALLGLIESARQSIRMCFYIFAEDASGTAVRDALTAAARRGVAVDLLLDGFGADAREAFFAPMKEAGGSFSCFSAKWSQRYLIRNHQKIVVVDDRVAMIGGFNVEDSYFESPDEQGWMDLGVVIEGSIVGDLSRWYDQLDAWTHHPRPSWRAVRRMVREWDPGKGPAQVLIGGPTRGLSSWARCVRADLTGARRVDMIMAYFSPSWRSLRAIATVARRDGARLVMAGKSDNGATIGATRALYTYLLKRRTKIWEFMATKLHTKLIVIDDKCYIGSANFDMRSLYLNLEVMLRIEDAGLAERLREFIDRHIPASVHVTPSVHKKRANPLNWLRWKASWFLVAVVDYTVSRRLNLGL; encoded by the coding sequence ATGACGTTCGAGGAACCGCCGCCGTTCACCGTCGAGGCGCAGGGCCAGACGCTGACCTTCCATCCGGGCGGCCGCGAAAGGCTCGAGGCGTTGCTCGGCCTGATCGAAAGCGCACGCCAGTCGATCCGGATGTGCTTCTACATATTCGCGGAGGATGCGAGCGGAACGGCGGTACGCGATGCGCTGACCGCCGCGGCGCGGCGCGGGGTTGCGGTCGACCTCCTGCTCGACGGGTTCGGCGCCGATGCGCGTGAAGCCTTCTTCGCGCCCATGAAGGAAGCAGGCGGCAGCTTTTCGTGCTTCTCGGCGAAGTGGAGCCAGCGCTACCTGATCCGCAACCATCAGAAGATCGTCGTCGTCGACGACCGGGTGGCGATGATCGGCGGGTTCAACGTCGAAGACAGCTATTTCGAATCGCCCGACGAGCAGGGCTGGATGGACCTGGGCGTGGTCATCGAGGGCTCGATCGTCGGCGACCTGTCGCGCTGGTACGACCAGCTCGACGCATGGACCCACCACCCGCGGCCGAGCTGGCGCGCGGTCCGGCGCATGGTGCGCGAGTGGGATCCGGGAAAGGGGCCGGCACAAGTCCTCATCGGAGGGCCGACACGGGGACTTTCGAGCTGGGCGCGCTGCGTGCGCGCGGACCTGACGGGCGCGCGCAGGGTCGACATGATCATGGCCTATTTCTCGCCTTCGTGGCGCAGCTTGCGGGCGATCGCGACGGTCGCGCGGCGCGACGGCGCGCGGCTGGTGATGGCGGGCAAGAGCGACAACGGTGCGACGATCGGCGCCACCCGCGCGCTCTACACCTACCTCCTCAAGCGGCGCACGAAGATCTGGGAGTTCATGGCGACCAAGCTCCACACCAAGCTGATCGTCATCGACGACAAATGCTACATCGGCAGCGCCAATTTCGACATGCGCAGCCTCTACCTCAATCTCGAGGTCATGCTCCGGATCGAGGATGCAGGCCTTGCCGAGCGGCTGCGCGAGTTCATCGACCGGCACATACCGGCCTCGGTGCACGTCACTCCCAGCGTGCACAAGAAGCGCGCCAACCCGCTCAACTGGTTGCGCTGGAAAGCCTCTTGGTTCCTCGTCGCGGTGGTCGACTATACGGTCAGCAGGCGATTGAACCTCGGCCTCTAG
- the rpoZ gene encoding DNA-directed RNA polymerase subunit omega — translation MARVTVEDCVDKVPNRFDLVLLAAQRAREISGGAELTIDRDRDKNPVVALREIAEETVGPKDLHESVVVGLQKILPDDEDEADEIGSLSQSAEALRITAAAPARQTSVGGDYDG, via the coding sequence ATGGCGCGCGTTACCGTCGAAGATTGCGTCGACAAGGTCCCCAACCGTTTCGATCTCGTCCTGCTTGCCGCGCAGCGCGCGCGAGAGATTTCGGGCGGCGCCGAGCTGACCATCGATCGGGACCGCGACAAGAACCCCGTCGTCGCCCTGCGCGAGATCGCCGAGGAGACCGTGGGCCCCAAGGACCTGCACGAATCGGTCGTGGTCGGCCTGCAGAAGATTCTTCCCGACGACGAGGACGAGGCCGACGAGATCGGCAGCCTCAGCCAGTCGGCAGAGGCTCTGCGGATCACCGCCGCCGCGCCTGCCCGCCAGACCTCGGTCGGCGGCGATTACGACGGCTGA